One stretch of Planococcus sp. PAMC 21323 DNA includes these proteins:
- a CDS encoding DUF309 domain-containing protein: MHPLQHPLFIQYIVNFNLEKDFFECHEVGEDYWKLVAPKDKMHPLTGWIQLAVGMYHWRRSNYPGALRSFIRAKVKLSEGGVWVEGFDHEKLIGILTYSIKAVTQRQPFVVQEVPVVSDELLKAVEMYCSDNPLPPQDPYFLMHKHRLRDRSAIISLREQKKRRNL; the protein is encoded by the coding sequence ATGCATCCACTTCAACATCCACTGTTTATTCAGTACATCGTAAATTTTAATTTAGAAAAAGATTTTTTCGAATGCCATGAAGTCGGCGAAGACTACTGGAAGCTAGTTGCACCGAAAGATAAAATGCATCCCCTTACCGGCTGGATTCAATTAGCGGTTGGTATGTACCATTGGCGAAGAAGCAATTATCCAGGTGCTTTACGCTCATTTATTCGAGCTAAAGTAAAGTTATCTGAAGGAGGCGTTTGGGTTGAGGGGTTTGATCATGAAAAGCTAATAGGCATTTTAACTTATTCGATCAAAGCTGTTACACAACGACAGCCTTTTGTCGTACAAGAAGTGCCGGTTGTTTCTGATGAGTTATTAAAAGCAGTTGAAATGTACTGCTCTGATAACCCTTTACCTCCACAAGACCCATATTTTCTTATGCACAAACATAGACTTCGCGATCGATCTGCTATCATTAGTTTGCGTGAACAAAAAAAAAGGCGAAACCTTTAA